One genomic segment of Nocardia spumae includes these proteins:
- a CDS encoding GtrA family protein has protein sequence MLRAEWLTRGRRYLRGEHPCAQLIRFALVGGASNIAYAVLFMVISGFGPLVANIVGSLVSTAIANELHRRLTFRAAGRVGWITAQWEGGGLALLGLLITTAALAGLRFWAPGLGDIAAASAVIAIMGAIGGMRFLALRGFVFRDQPQG, from the coding sequence ATGCTGCGCGCGGAATGGCTCACCCGCGGTCGACGGTATCTGCGCGGCGAACATCCCTGTGCCCAGCTGATCCGCTTCGCACTGGTCGGTGGGGCCAGCAATATCGCCTACGCCGTGCTGTTCATGGTCATCAGCGGATTCGGCCCGCTCGTCGCGAATATCGTCGGCTCACTCGTCAGTACGGCTATCGCGAACGAACTACATCGCCGGCTCACCTTCCGGGCAGCCGGACGCGTCGGGTGGATCACCGCGCAGTGGGAGGGTGGTGGCCTGGCGCTCCTCGGCCTTCTGATCACCACGGCGGCACTGGCCGGCCTCCGATTCTGGGCGCCGGGGCTCGGCGATATCGCCGCGGCGAGTGCGGTGATCGCGATCATGGGTGCGATCGGCGGTATGCGTTTCCTGGCATTGCGCGGCTTCGTTTTTCGCGACCAACCGCAGGGATGA